The following proteins come from a genomic window of Mucinivorans hirudinis:
- a CDS encoding Methylmalonyl-CoA mutase, protein MRANFSEINYKGEATGSCCCSSKTPCEKEVWMSPELIPVKGTYSAEDLNGMEHLNYAAGVAPFLRGPYSTMYVMRPWTVRQYAGFSTAAESNAFYKRNLASGQKGLSVAFDLATHRGYDADHPRVVGDVGKAGVSICSVEDMKVLFDGIPLNQMSVSMTMNGAVLPVLAFYIVAGMEQGASLDQLSGTIQNDILKEFMVRNTYIYPPKFSMKIIADIFAYTSKNMPKFNSISISGYHMQEAGATCDIELAYTLADGLEYLRAGTNAGMSIDSFAPRLSFFWAIGMNHFMEIAKMRAARLLWAKIVKQFNPKSEKSLALRTHSQTSGWSLTEQDPFNNVARTAIEAMASALGHTQSLHTNALDEAIALPTDFSARIARNTQIYIQEETNICKAVDPWAGSYYVETLTNEIAHKAWALIEEVESLGGMAAAIETGVPKMRIEEAAARTQAKIDSGEQTIVGLNKYRLEKEDPIDILDVDNTAVRLSQIERLKELRANRDEAAVKVALAAITKCVETGEGNLLELAVEAAKVRASLGEISDACEIIVGRYRATIRTISGVYSSTVKDNEKFAQAKGLAEAFAKKEGRQPRIMIAKLGQDGHDRGAKVVSTGYADIGFDVDMGPLFQTPEEAAKQAVENDVHVVGVSSLAAGHKTLVPQIVAELEKLGRPDIVVVVGGVIPAQDYAALYDAGAAAIFGPGTPVTDAAIKILEILSE, encoded by the coding sequence ATGAGAGCAAATTTTTCAGAAATAAATTATAAAGGAGAGGCGACAGGCAGTTGCTGTTGCTCTTCAAAAACCCCTTGCGAAAAAGAGGTTTGGATGTCGCCGGAATTGATTCCCGTTAAAGGAACATACTCGGCAGAGGATTTGAACGGTATGGAGCACCTGAATTATGCAGCAGGTGTTGCCCCATTCCTTCGCGGACCCTACTCCACGATGTATGTTATGCGTCCGTGGACAGTGCGTCAGTATGCCGGTTTCTCGACTGCTGCCGAGTCTAATGCGTTCTACAAGCGCAACTTGGCTTCGGGACAAAAGGGTCTTTCCGTGGCTTTTGACTTGGCTACTCACCGCGGTTACGATGCAGACCACCCACGCGTTGTGGGCGACGTTGGTAAGGCGGGGGTATCCATCTGCTCGGTGGAGGATATGAAGGTGCTATTCGACGGTATTCCGCTGAACCAAATGTCTGTTTCGATGACTATGAACGGAGCGGTACTTCCCGTTTTGGCATTCTATATCGTTGCAGGTATGGAGCAAGGAGCATCACTCGACCAACTTTCAGGTACTATTCAGAACGATATTTTGAAGGAGTTTATGGTGCGTAACACCTATATCTACCCTCCAAAATTCTCGATGAAGATTATCGCAGATATTTTTGCATACACTTCAAAGAATATGCCTAAGTTCAACTCTATCTCAATCTCGGGCTACCATATGCAGGAGGCGGGTGCAACCTGCGATATCGAGTTGGCATATACATTGGCGGATGGTCTGGAATATTTGAGAGCAGGCACAAATGCAGGTATGTCTATCGACTCATTTGCTCCACGTTTGTCCTTCTTCTGGGCGATTGGTATGAACCACTTTATGGAGATTGCCAAGATGCGTGCGGCACGTCTTTTGTGGGCAAAGATTGTTAAACAATTTAACCCTAAATCCGAAAAGTCGTTAGCATTGCGTACCCACTCGCAAACTTCGGGTTGGTCGCTCACCGAACAAGACCCATTCAACAACGTTGCCCGCACCGCTATCGAGGCTATGGCATCGGCTCTGGGACACACTCAGTCGCTCCACACCAACGCCTTGGACGAAGCTATCGCTCTGCCAACAGACTTTTCGGCACGTATTGCTCGTAACACCCAAATCTATATCCAAGAGGAGACTAATATTTGCAAAGCAGTAGACCCTTGGGCAGGTTCTTACTATGTGGAGACTCTGACCAACGAAATTGCACACAAGGCGTGGGCTTTGATTGAAGAGGTTGAGTCGCTCGGCGGTATGGCAGCAGCAATCGAAACGGGCGTACCAAAGATGCGTATCGAAGAGGCGGCAGCCCGCACTCAGGCTAAGATTGACTCGGGTGAGCAGACTATTGTCGGTCTGAATAAATATCGTTTGGAAAAGGAAGACCCAATCGATATTTTGGACGTAGACAACACGGCTGTACGCCTTTCGCAAATAGAGCGTCTGAAAGAGCTTCGGGCGAACCGCGACGAGGCAGCTGTTAAAGTGGCACTGGCGGCAATTACCAAGTGCGTTGAGACGGGCGAAGGTAACCTATTGGAGTTGGCTGTGGAGGCTGCCAAGGTTCGCGCTTCTCTGGGTGAAATATCTGATGCCTGCGAAATTATCGTGGGGCGTTATAGAGCTACAATCCGTACAATTTCAGGCGTTTATTCATCAACTGTGAAAGATAACGAAAAGTTTGCTCAGGCGAAAGGCTTGGCAGAGGCGTTTGCAAAGAAGGAGGGTCGCCAACCTCGTATTATGATTGCCAAGTTGGGTCAGGATGGACACGACCGCGGTGCAAAAGTTGTTTCAACCGGCTATGCCGATATAGGCTTTGACGTGGATATGGGACCTCTGTTCCAAACTCCGGAGGAGGCTGCTAAACAAGCAGTTGAAAATGACGTACACGTAGTAGGCGTATCCTCGCTCGCGGCGGGACACAAAACACTTGTTCCACAAATCGTTGCGGAGCTTGAGAAATTGGGTCGCCCGGACATCGTGGTGGTTGTGGGTGGTGTTATCCCTGCTCAGGACTACGCGGCATTGTATGATGCAGGTGCAGCGGCAATCTTCGGACCCGGTACACCTGTTACGGATGCGGCGATTAAGATTCTCGAGATATTATCCGAGTAA
- a CDS encoding Permease of the drug/metabolite transporter (DMT) superfamily yields the protein MNNQQKAFLCAAGVVLCWSTVATAFKIALAEMSYAKLLLLASFTALIIFLIDVIRKNSFRQITRKNAGKFAALGLLNPFLYYLVLFKAYSLLPAQVAQPLNYLWQIVLLLLSIPLLGTKVSKKQIVWFVVCFVGIVFISLQGSLTGFAESSIFGIILALSSAFIWALYWIFNNKTEPQTDSSLKLFVAFAFGFLFLLAYCALFDDLQLPSIKGVTSAVYVGVFEMGITFILWARALALSTNRAAVISLTYLSPVLSLVLIFFVLGEILYWTTLVGFGLIILGTIKVNKNGTNN from the coding sequence ATGAATAATCAGCAAAAAGCATTTTTATGCGCCGCCGGTGTGGTGTTATGTTGGTCTACTGTGGCAACGGCGTTCAAGATAGCATTGGCTGAGATGAGCTATGCAAAATTATTGCTTCTAGCATCATTTACTGCGCTGATAATCTTTCTGATAGATGTGATAAGAAAAAATAGTTTTCGACAGATTACACGAAAGAACGCAGGGAAATTTGCGGCGCTGGGTCTGCTGAATCCCTTTTTGTACTATTTGGTTCTTTTCAAAGCCTACTCCTTGTTGCCGGCTCAGGTGGCTCAGCCGCTCAACTATTTGTGGCAGATTGTACTCTTGCTGCTTTCGATTCCGCTACTGGGCACGAAAGTTTCTAAAAAGCAGATAGTTTGGTTTGTAGTGTGTTTTGTGGGGATTGTATTTATTTCGTTGCAAGGCTCTTTGACAGGGTTTGCAGAAAGTTCTATTTTCGGCATAATTCTTGCACTAAGCAGTGCATTTATATGGGCTTTGTACTGGATTTTCAACAACAAAACCGAACCACAAACAGATTCGAGCCTAAAACTTTTTGTGGCTTTTGCATTCGGTTTTTTATTTTTGTTGGCATATTGTGCACTCTTCGATGATTTGCAACTGCCTTCCATAAAAGGGGTTACATCGGCGGTATATGTTGGCGTATTTGAGATGGGCATCACCTTTATACTATGGGCGCGAGCTTTGGCGTTATCCACTAATAGGGCGGCGGTAATTTCGCTCACCTACCTTTCGCCGGTACTTTCATTGGTGTTGATATTTTTCGTATTAGGTGAAATTTTATATTGGACAACATTAGTGGGATTTGGACTGATAATATTAGGAACGATAAAAGTAAATAAAAATGGGACAAATAATTAG
- a CDS encoding Methionyl-tRNA synthetase yields MKKYKRHLVTSALPYANGPVHIGHLAGVYVPSDIYVRYLRLKGEDVISICGSDEHGVPITIKARKEGVTPQQVVDRYHNIIKNAFAGLGISFDIYSRTTSPTHRQTASDFFLKLYNDGEFIEQTTEQYFDPEAQQFLADRYITGTCPKCGAEGAYGDQCEKCGSTLSATELINPKSTISGATPVLKETKHWFLPLDKHEPFLKEWILEGHKDWKSNVYGQCKSWLDGGLLPRAVSRDLDWGIPVPVAGAEGKVLYVWFDAPIGYISATKDLTPDWEKYWKDEQTKMVHFIGKDNIVFHCIVFPAMLRAHGGYILPENVPANEFLNLENDKISTSRNWAVWLHEYLEEFPGKQDVLRYVLCANAPETKDNDFTWRDFQARNNSELVAIYGNFINRALVLTSKYFDNKVPLATAPTDYDREVLAELPKIKTEIERNIETYKFREALKEVMNIARLGNKYLADTEPWKVYKTDPERTAAILNVSLQIAANMAIACEPFMPFTAAKLLKMLNKTGFNWEEIGSASLLEAGHELGVAELLFEKIEDSVVEAQLAKLEATKQANEAANAELAPAKDTVQFDDYGKMDIRVAKVLEAERVPKTQKLLKLIIDTGLDRRTIVSGIAEYYSPEDMVGRQILVLANLAPRVIKGIESQGMILMAADPTGRLTLAVADAPVGSTIG; encoded by the coding sequence ATGAAAAAATATAAACGCCACTTAGTTACCTCGGCTCTGCCCTATGCCAACGGACCGGTGCACATTGGACATTTGGCAGGGGTTTACGTTCCCTCGGATATTTATGTTCGCTATTTGCGATTGAAAGGCGAAGACGTTATCAGCATCTGCGGCTCGGATGAGCACGGTGTGCCCATAACGATAAAGGCTCGTAAAGAGGGTGTTACACCCCAACAGGTGGTAGATCGTTATCATAATATTATCAAAAACGCCTTTGCGGGACTTGGCATAAGTTTCGATATTTATTCGCGCACAACCTCCCCGACACACCGTCAGACGGCATCCGATTTTTTCCTGAAACTATACAACGACGGAGAGTTCATAGAGCAAACCACCGAACAGTATTTCGACCCTGAAGCTCAACAATTCCTTGCAGACCGCTATATTACAGGCACTTGCCCCAAATGTGGCGCAGAGGGTGCTTATGGCGACCAGTGCGAAAAGTGTGGTTCAACTCTCTCTGCAACAGAGCTTATCAACCCCAAGTCGACTATCAGCGGCGCAACTCCCGTTCTTAAGGAGACCAAGCACTGGTTTTTGCCACTGGATAAGCACGAACCGTTTTTGAAGGAGTGGATTCTGGAAGGGCATAAGGATTGGAAATCAAATGTTTACGGGCAGTGCAAGAGTTGGTTGGACGGCGGGTTGCTACCGCGGGCAGTGAGTCGCGATTTGGATTGGGGTATACCCGTTCCCGTAGCCGGCGCAGAGGGCAAGGTTCTATATGTATGGTTCGATGCACCAATCGGTTACATATCGGCAACGAAGGATTTAACGCCCGACTGGGAGAAATATTGGAAGGACGAGCAGACAAAGATGGTGCACTTTATCGGCAAAGATAATATTGTGTTCCATTGCATTGTCTTTCCCGCAATGTTGCGTGCACACGGCGGGTATATTCTGCCCGAAAATGTGCCTGCAAATGAGTTTCTTAACTTGGAAAATGATAAGATTTCGACCTCGCGCAACTGGGCTGTTTGGCTGCACGAATATCTGGAGGAGTTTCCCGGTAAGCAGGACGTTTTACGCTATGTATTGTGTGCCAATGCCCCCGAAACCAAGGATAACGACTTCACGTGGCGCGATTTCCAAGCGCGCAACAACTCAGAGTTGGTAGCTATCTACGGAAATTTTATAAATCGCGCTTTGGTGCTGACCTCTAAATACTTCGACAATAAAGTGCCGCTTGCAACTGCTCCGACCGATTATGACAGAGAGGTTTTGGCGGAACTTCCTAAAATCAAGACGGAGATTGAGCGAAATATCGAGACCTATAAATTCCGCGAGGCGTTGAAGGAGGTGATGAATATTGCCCGCTTGGGTAACAAATATTTGGCAGACACCGAGCCTTGGAAGGTGTACAAGACCGACCCCGAACGCACAGCCGCAATCTTGAATGTGTCGCTGCAAATTGCTGCCAATATGGCTATTGCTTGCGAGCCATTTATGCCGTTTACGGCTGCTAAACTTCTGAAAATGTTGAATAAAACCGGCTTTAATTGGGAGGAGATAGGCAGTGCTTCACTACTGGAGGCGGGACACGAGCTGGGGGTGGCAGAGTTGCTGTTTGAAAAGATTGAGGATTCTGTTGTCGAAGCTCAACTCGCTAAATTAGAGGCAACCAAGCAGGCAAACGAGGCGGCTAACGCAGAACTTGCCCCCGCAAAAGATACTGTGCAGTTTGACGACTACGGGAAAATGGACATCCGCGTGGCTAAGGTTTTGGAGGCAGAGAGAGTTCCTAAAACCCAAAAGTTGCTCAAACTCATCATCGATACGGGCTTGGATAGACGCACAATCGTCTCCGGCATTGCGGAATATTACTCGCCCGAGGATATGGTGGGTCGACAGATTTTGGTGCTGGCTAACCTTGCGCCGCGCGTGATTAAGGGCATCGAGTCGCAAGGTATGATTCTGATGGCGGCTGACCCCACGGGTAGGCTTACACTGGCGGTTGCTGATGCACCCGTTGGCTCAACTATTGGTTAA
- a CDS encoding Enolase → MGQIISVRAREIMDSRGNPTLEVEVITSSGAFGRAAVPSGASTGENEALELRDGDKGRFGGKGVLRAVQNVNDIIAKEITGMMATDQVGIDRAMLALDGTPTKSNLGANAILGVSLAVAKAAANLLGLPLYRYIGGVNAKTLPVPMMNIINGGSHSDAPIAFQEFMIRPIGATTFSEAIQMGAEVFHSLKKELHSRALSTAVGDEGGFAPELAGGTEDALETIIKAITAAGYEPGKQITIGLDCAASEFYKDGVYDYSKFEGANGKKRSSAEQVEYLAELIANYPIDSIEDGMGENDWDGWRALTEKIGDKCQLVGDDLFVTNVEFLRKGIEKGCANSILIKVNQIGTFTETLDAIEMAHRAGYTTVTSHRSGETEDTTIADIAVATNSGQIKTGSMSRSDRMAKYNQLLRIEEELGESAVYGVEAVRPR, encoded by the coding sequence ATGGGACAAATAATTAGCGTACGCGCGAGGGAGATAATGGACTCGCGCGGTAACCCTACCTTAGAGGTGGAGGTTATAACAAGTAGCGGTGCTTTCGGGCGGGCGGCGGTGCCGAGTGGTGCAAGCACAGGCGAAAATGAGGCTTTGGAGCTTCGCGATGGCGACAAGGGACGCTTCGGCGGCAAGGGTGTGCTACGGGCTGTTCAGAATGTTAATGACATCATTGCCAAGGAGATTACGGGTATGATGGCTACCGACCAAGTGGGTATCGACCGTGCTATGCTCGCTCTGGACGGCACTCCGACAAAGAGCAATCTCGGTGCAAATGCCATACTTGGCGTTTCGCTGGCGGTGGCTAAGGCGGCGGCAAACCTGCTTGGATTGCCACTTTACAGATACATCGGCGGGGTGAATGCCAAAACGCTTCCCGTGCCTATGATGAACATTATCAATGGCGGTTCACACTCGGACGCTCCGATTGCCTTTCAGGAGTTTATGATTCGCCCCATTGGTGCCACCACTTTTTCTGAGGCTATCCAAATGGGTGCCGAAGTTTTTCATTCTCTTAAAAAAGAGCTGCATTCACGCGCATTGAGCACGGCTGTGGGCGATGAAGGCGGTTTCGCGCCGGAACTTGCCGGAGGTACGGAGGATGCACTTGAGACTATCATCAAAGCTATCACGGCAGCGGGTTACGAGCCGGGCAAGCAAATCACAATCGGTTTGGATTGTGCCGCGTCGGAATTTTATAAGGATGGAGTTTATGATTACTCGAAATTCGAGGGTGCGAACGGTAAAAAGCGCTCATCGGCAGAGCAGGTAGAGTATCTGGCTGAGCTAATCGCGAACTATCCTATTGACTCAATCGAGGATGGTATGGGCGAGAACGACTGGGACGGATGGAGAGCTTTGACCGAAAAAATAGGTGATAAGTGCCAGTTGGTGGGCGATGATTTGTTTGTGACTAACGTTGAGTTCCTTCGCAAGGGCATTGAGAAGGGTTGCGCAAATTCGATTTTGATTAAGGTAAACCAAATCGGGACTTTCACCGAGACGCTGGATGCCATTGAGATGGCTCATCGTGCAGGCTACACAACGGTAACTTCTCACCGCTCGGGCGAGACAGAGGATACCACCATTGCCGATATTGCTGTTGCCACAAACTCGGGACAGATCAAGACCGGTTCTATGAGCCGTTCCGACCGTATGGCTAAATACAACCAACTGCTGCGTATCGAAGAGGAGTTGGGCGAGAGTGCGGTTTACGGTGTGGAGGCTGTGAGACCGCGATAG
- a CDS encoding TVG0570508 protein — MAHQAKISVRNPMAVVIMVDQSGSMWETIAWRDGWKPKCIAVAEIINNLLEEFVARSRCESGYKHYYDIMVVGYSGAGVQSLLADSNSYFVSPEKLVGIVKETQNVQRQRLMPDGKVAVTNVLQRVWVEATAHGRTPMRAAFSRVYGEIKDWCGEHYDSFPPLIINISDGEATDSTERELVEVVAQIKTLQTSDGEPILMNIHLSGSSESSIIFPENESELPEDKYAHLLYSISSKMPDCFAREIAIHFDHPIVGEYRGMAFNASMSDLVKFINIGSTTVYKL, encoded by the coding sequence TTGGCTCATCAGGCGAAAATATCGGTGCGCAACCCAATGGCGGTTGTGATTATGGTAGACCAGTCGGGTTCGATGTGGGAGACCATAGCGTGGCGTGATGGATGGAAACCCAAGTGTATAGCTGTTGCGGAGATAATCAACAACTTGTTGGAGGAGTTTGTAGCTCGCTCTCGCTGCGAGAGCGGATATAAACACTATTATGATATAATGGTAGTGGGCTATTCGGGTGCGGGTGTGCAGTCGCTGCTGGCGGACTCGAATAGCTATTTTGTCTCGCCTGAAAAGTTAGTGGGCATAGTAAAAGAGACGCAAAACGTTCAAAGACAAAGATTAATGCCCGATGGAAAGGTTGCCGTAACCAACGTATTGCAGCGAGTTTGGGTGGAGGCAACCGCGCACGGCAGAACTCCGATGCGTGCGGCTTTCAGCAGGGTGTATGGCGAGATAAAAGATTGGTGTGGTGAGCATTACGATTCGTTTCCGCCGCTTATCATCAACATCTCGGATGGCGAAGCGACCGACTCGACAGAGAGGGAGTTGGTGGAGGTTGTTGCGCAGATAAAAACTTTGCAAACGTCTGATGGTGAGCCAATTCTGATGAATATTCATTTGAGTGGCAGCTCCGAGAGTTCAATCATTTTTCCTGAAAACGAAAGTGAGTTGCCCGAGGACAAGTACGCCCATCTATTATACTCCATATCGAGCAAAATGCCTGACTGTTTTGCGCGAGAAATTGCCATACATTTCGACCACCCTATTGTTGGCGAATACCGTGGTATGGCTTTTAATGCCTCGATGTCCGACCTCGTAAAATTCATAAATATTGGCAGCACAACAGTATATAAATTATAG
- a CDS encoding Glycosyltransferase, which translates to MNIAYIVPSLAAKGPVLVVYELVKVMMENDHLCTVFYFDEKPPLDFPCTTVKIQANQAIDFVQFDVVHSHGMRPDKYVSRFREHSGRVKYMSTVHPFVFQDFRYQYNWFVAQVFGRLWMRSLGKLDRVITLSKTAKEYYKQWITPAKLTYAYNTRTVDYTKKITNDELVTLQKFKGEATLIGVNAVLSTVKGIDILIDALAELPNHKLYIVGDGRSREELEKQARKVGVYDRCFFAGTQPEAYRYLPHYDIFAMPSRSEGFPLSLLEAACYGKACVVSDIEIFREIVTKGTEVEMFELDTENSIVGAIGDAMLNRDVLSRNIYALYLEKYSPRAFYDRHIKIYDGEI; encoded by the coding sequence ATGAATATAGCATATATCGTTCCGTCACTTGCGGCAAAGGGGCCGGTTTTAGTTGTCTATGAGTTGGTTAAGGTTATGATGGAGAATGATCATCTGTGCACGGTCTTCTATTTCGACGAGAAACCTCCGCTCGATTTTCCGTGCACGACTGTGAAAATTCAGGCAAATCAAGCCATTGATTTCGTGCAGTTTGACGTTGTTCACAGCCACGGAATGCGTCCCGATAAGTACGTGAGCAGATTTAGAGAGCATAGCGGACGAGTGAAGTATATGTCTACCGTGCATCCATTTGTCTTTCAGGATTTTAGGTATCAATACAATTGGTTTGTCGCTCAAGTCTTCGGACGGTTGTGGATGCGCAGCCTTGGGAAATTAGACCGCGTCATTACGTTGAGCAAGACCGCCAAGGAGTATTACAAACAGTGGATTACTCCCGCAAAACTGACCTATGCCTACAATACTCGCACGGTAGATTATACGAAAAAGATTACAAATGATGAACTTGTGACACTGCAAAAGTTTAAGGGAGAGGCAACTCTCATTGGTGTTAATGCTGTGTTATCCACAGTGAAAGGTATTGATATATTGATAGATGCGTTGGCTGAGTTGCCCAACCACAAGTTGTATATTGTTGGTGACGGGCGCTCGCGCGAGGAGCTGGAAAAGCAGGCGCGCAAGGTGGGAGTTTACGATAGATGTTTTTTTGCGGGTACGCAACCCGAAGCGTATCGGTATCTGCCTCACTATGATATTTTTGCGATGCCGAGTCGTAGCGAGGGATTTCCATTGTCACTCTTAGAGGCGGCTTGTTACGGAAAAGCCTGCGTAGTGTCTGATATTGAGATTTTCCGCGAAATAGTGACTAAAGGCACTGAGGTAGAGATGTTTGAGTTGGACACAGAAAATTCGATAGTGGGAGCGATAGGGGATGCGATGTTAAATCGCGATGTTCTCTCGCGAAATATTTATGCGCTATATTTAGAAAAATACTCACCTAGAGCCTTTTATGATAGGCATATAAAAATTTATGATGGAGAAATTTAG
- a CDS encoding putative periplasmic protein codes for MKSNQLIGLYIAIGLVVVGFCINSAVKNFKMLDRTVVVKGLSEIETPADRVIWPISYMEVGNDLQQIFSQIEQKNNHIIKFLTDNGIKKEDITLSSPVVQDRQAEMYSPGNAPYRYNTTNVITVSSENVELVRELISKQVQLLKQNIALVSNWQFQTKYQFTKLNDIKPRMIEEATKNARASAEKFAEDSQSKLGKIKTASQGQLTILDRDENTQDIKILRVVTTIEYFLED; via the coding sequence ATGAAAAGCAATCAATTAATAGGGCTATACATAGCCATTGGTTTGGTAGTTGTCGGCTTCTGTATAAACAGTGCCGTGAAGAATTTCAAAATGTTGGATAGAACGGTTGTCGTTAAGGGTCTCTCAGAGATTGAAACTCCTGCCGACCGCGTAATTTGGCCTATATCCTATATGGAGGTTGGTAATGACCTGCAACAAATTTTCTCGCAAATCGAGCAAAAGAACAACCATATAATCAAGTTCTTGACAGATAATGGCATTAAAAAAGAGGATATAACCCTCTCCTCTCCCGTGGTGCAAGACCGCCAAGCGGAGATGTACTCACCGGGAAATGCTCCGTATCGTTACAACACAACTAATGTTATAACCGTCAGTAGCGAAAATGTTGAGTTGGTGCGCGAGTTAATTTCCAAGCAGGTTCAACTACTCAAACAGAACATTGCGTTGGTATCAAATTGGCAATTCCAGACAAAATATCAATTTACAAAGCTCAACGACATCAAACCAAGGATGATTGAAGAGGCTACCAAAAATGCCCGTGCCTCTGCCGAAAAGTTCGCTGAGGATTCTCAAAGCAAGCTTGGTAAAATTAAAACTGCGTCTCAGGGACAACTCACAATATTGGATAGAGATGAGAACACACAAGATATCAAAATTTTGCGCGTGGTAACGACAATCGAATATTTTTTGGAAGATTAA
- a CDS encoding putative glycosyltransferase yields MEKFSVLISVYHREKKEYLREALRSVFEQTIEPDEVVLVKDGALTAELDEVVDEFESKYKSLKVLSLPENVGLGMALNEGLKVCQYDLVARMDSDDISMPQRFELQLKAFAENPELSIVGGWISEFEDDPAEIVSERRAPETDDQLKKYFRKKTPVNHVTVMFRRGRVLEAGGYQHFYLLEDYWLWGRMIACGATLYNVQQRLVNVRGGVSMATRRGGWRYAKGEVCLMYRFYKMGVIRFVDMLRNIAVRFPVRIMPSAIRALIYSKLLRKKIEGDSGFRHKKASEKNIPPAL; encoded by the coding sequence ATGGAGAAATTTAGCGTTCTAATCTCTGTATATCATCGCGAAAAAAAGGAATACCTGCGGGAGGCACTACGTAGTGTTTTTGAACAGACAATAGAGCCTGATGAGGTGGTTTTGGTCAAAGATGGCGCGCTAACGGCGGAACTCGACGAGGTGGTTGATGAGTTTGAGTCAAAGTATAAATCCTTAAAGGTGCTGTCATTACCTGAAAACGTGGGGCTTGGTATGGCTCTTAACGAGGGGTTGAAAGTGTGCCAATACGACCTGGTGGCGCGGATGGATAGTGATGACATTTCGATGCCACAACGCTTTGAACTGCAATTAAAAGCATTTGCCGAGAACCCGGAACTGTCGATTGTGGGCGGTTGGATAAGCGAATTTGAAGACGACCCAGCCGAAATAGTATCAGAACGCCGAGCGCCGGAAACAGATGACCAGCTCAAAAAATACTTCCGAAAGAAGACACCAGTGAACCACGTGACCGTTATGTTCCGTCGTGGCAGGGTTTTAGAAGCAGGAGGTTATCAGCACTTTTACCTATTGGAAGATTATTGGCTTTGGGGTCGAATGATTGCCTGTGGAGCAACACTTTACAATGTCCAACAAAGGCTGGTCAACGTTCGTGGTGGCGTTTCTATGGCTACTCGCCGCGGGGGATGGAGGTATGCTAAAGGGGAGGTTTGCTTGATGTATCGGTTTTATAAAATGGGGGTTATCCGTTTCGTTGATATGTTGAGGAATATAGCGGTGCGTTTTCCTGTGAGGATTATGCCCTCCGCTATCCGAGCACTGATATACTCTAAATTGCTGAGAAAGAAAATAGAGGGAGACTCCGGATTTCGCCACAAAAAGGCAAGTGAGAAAAATATCCCTCCCGCTTTATAG